A single genomic interval of Candidatus Binataceae bacterium harbors:
- a CDS encoding HAD family hydrolase encodes MSLQRDFKAVFFDLDGTLIDIHGPLYTAVRGALDDLGHEPPLTREHYHRALEQDDPYLGIPEHKRAEYTKLAFAYFLAEIDRTERLEVLPHVQETLAELKRRGYATAIITSRPGDSQRLVQKLAMVGLAAHFDQVITQVGSSMKILDKTQSLKQAAMRAAVLPQACMYVGDEPRDVMAAMNAGYGASVAVATGPASYRVLSHHPQYRADFVMRSMSELVGLLERLKSEKVPQVDRSDNG; translated from the coding sequence ATGTCACTTCAGCGCGATTTCAAGGCGGTCTTCTTCGATCTCGACGGGACGTTGATCGATATTCACGGGCCGCTCTACACTGCCGTGCGCGGCGCGCTCGACGACCTCGGCCATGAGCCGCCGCTTACCCGCGAACACTACCATCGTGCGCTCGAACAGGATGACCCATATCTCGGCATTCCGGAGCATAAGCGCGCCGAGTACACCAAGCTCGCGTTCGCGTATTTCCTCGCCGAGATCGATCGCACCGAGCGGCTGGAAGTGCTTCCGCACGTGCAGGAGACGCTGGCCGAGCTCAAGCGGCGCGGCTACGCGACCGCGATCATCACCAGCCGGCCCGGCGACTCGCAGCGCCTGGTGCAGAAGCTCGCGATGGTCGGGCTCGCGGCCCATTTCGACCAGGTGATTACGCAAGTCGGCTCCTCGATGAAGATCCTCGACAAGACGCAGAGTCTCAAGCAGGCGGCGATGCGCGCCGCGGTCCTGCCGCAAGCCTGCATGTACGTCGGCGACGAGCCGCGCGACGTGATGGCCGCGATGAATGCGGGTTACGGCGCGTCGGTGGCGGTCGCCACGGGACCCGCCAGCTATCGCGTGTTGAGCCATCATCCACAATACCGTGCGGACTTCGTGATGCGCTCGATGAGCGAGCTCGTCGGATTGCTGGAACGCCTGAAGAGCGAAAAGGTCCCGCAGGTGGACCGCTCCGACAACGGCTGA
- a CDS encoding NDP-sugar synthase encodes MKALVLSAGMGERLMPLTATLPKPIIEVGGRPLIHYPLRMLARAGVTEVAINVHHLAAAVRSALGNGEALGLRITYAPEAKLLGTGGPLPGLREFFGDETFAILNCDTIIDLDLRALADFHHSRRTLATLVLRESRTPQAYSRIEIDADARVLRMRLLRGRAHGQFDDYGPALSAAEAARLEAYMYCGVLLCEPALFELTPPRPAPFSLMGDLFAPLLAQGQSMSGYVHRGFFRTVDDLKSLEALRAEFADAPPALRFL; translated from the coding sequence CCGATCATCGAAGTCGGCGGACGACCGCTGATTCATTATCCGCTCCGGATGCTCGCGCGTGCGGGCGTGACCGAGGTTGCGATCAACGTACATCACTTGGCTGCTGCCGTCCGGAGCGCCCTCGGAAACGGCGAAGCGCTGGGCCTGCGGATCACCTACGCGCCCGAGGCGAAGCTGTTGGGCACGGGCGGCCCGCTGCCGGGATTGCGCGAGTTCTTTGGTGACGAGACTTTCGCGATTCTCAACTGCGACACGATAATCGATCTGGATTTGCGCGCGCTCGCCGATTTTCATCACAGCCGCCGCACCCTCGCGACGCTGGTGCTGCGCGAAAGCCGCACGCCCCAGGCTTACAGCCGGATCGAAATCGACGCGGACGCGCGAGTGCTCCGGATGCGTCTGCTGAGAGGGCGCGCGCATGGCCAGTTTGACGACTATGGACCCGCGCTCAGCGCGGCGGAGGCCGCGCGGCTTGAAGCCTACATGTATTGCGGCGTTCTGCTATGCGAGCCGGCACTGTTCGAACTGACGCCACCGCGGCCGGCGCCGTTCAGCCTGATGGGCGATCTGTTCGCGCCGCTGCTCGCGCAGGGACAATCGATGTCCGGCTATGTGCATCGCGGTTTTTTTCGCACGGTTGACGATCTGAAGAGCCTCGAGGCGCTGCGCGCCGAATTCGCGGATGCGCCGCCGGCTCTGCGCTTTCTTTGA